One Methylobacterium sp. 77 DNA window includes the following coding sequences:
- a CDS encoding ABC transporter permease — MSAASMNPLAMNWPAIRAIYLFEMARFWRTGLQSIVAPVIATSLYFVVFGAAIGSRMASVDGVAYGAFIVPGLIMLSLLTQSIANASFGIYFPRFAGTIYEILSAPVSPLEIVLGYVGAAASKSILIGLIILATAALFVPLRIEHPFWMVAFLLLTAVTFSLFGFLIGLWADGFEKLQLVPLLIVTPLTFLGGSFYSIEMLPPFWRAVSFVNPVVYLISGFRWSFFGTSDVGVEISLAMTLVFLALCLGGVTWIFRTGYRLKT, encoded by the coding sequence ATGAGCGCCGCCTCGATGAACCCACTTGCGATGAATTGGCCCGCGATCCGCGCGATCTACCTCTTCGAGATGGCGCGCTTCTGGCGCACCGGGCTCCAGAGCATCGTCGCTCCGGTCATCGCCACGTCGCTCTACTTCGTCGTCTTCGGCGCGGCGATCGGCTCCCGCATGGCCTCCGTCGACGGGGTCGCCTACGGCGCCTTCATCGTGCCGGGGCTGATCATGCTGTCGTTGCTGACGCAGAGCATCGCCAACGCCTCCTTCGGCATCTACTTCCCGCGCTTTGCCGGTACGATCTACGAGATCCTGTCGGCTCCGGTCTCGCCCCTGGAGATCGTGCTCGGCTATGTCGGCGCGGCCGCCTCGAAATCCATCCTGATCGGCCTCATCATCCTCGCGACCGCCGCGCTGTTCGTGCCGTTGAGGATCGAGCATCCGTTCTGGATGGTGGCGTTCCTGCTGCTCACCGCGGTGACGTTCAGCCTGTTCGGCTTCCTCATCGGGCTCTGGGCCGATGGGTTCGAGAAGCTGCAGCTCGTGCCGCTCCTCATCGTGACGCCGCTGACCTTCCTCGGCGGCAGCTTCTATTCCATCGAGATGCTGCCACCGTTCTGGCGGGCGGTGAGCTTCGTCAATCCGGTCGTCTATCTCATCAGCGGCTTCCGCTGGAGCTTCTTCGGCACCTCCGATGTGGGGGTCGAGATCAGCCTCGCGATGACGCTGGTGTTCCTCGCCCTCTGCCTCGGCGGCGTGACCTGGATCTTCCGCACGGGGTATCGCCTCAAGACCTGA
- a CDS encoding alpha/beta hydrolase, with the protein MQTFDSDGTTIAYIDAPAKGGSGDPILLIHGFASNHSVNWVNTLWVRTLSEAGRRVIALDNRGHGESEKLYDPEAYGSDIMAQDARRLLDHLGIERADIMGYSMGARISAYLALDNPERVRSVLLGGLGLHLVEGRGLPNGIAEALEAPPGEKAPNLTAAAFRTFAEQTKSDLRALAACMRGSRQTLSREEVSQIEAPTLVTVGTLDTVAGSAPALAALMQNAKSLELPNRDHSTAVGDKQHRQGVLAFLDERP; encoded by the coding sequence ATGCAGACCTTCGATTCCGACGGGACCACCATCGCCTATATCGACGCGCCGGCGAAGGGCGGCAGCGGCGATCCGATCCTGCTGATCCACGGCTTCGCCTCGAACCACTCGGTGAACTGGGTCAACACGCTGTGGGTGCGGACCCTGTCCGAGGCAGGGCGCCGGGTCATCGCCCTCGACAACCGCGGCCATGGCGAGAGCGAGAAGCTGTACGATCCCGAGGCTTACGGCTCCGATATCATGGCGCAGGACGCGCGGCGCCTGCTCGACCATCTCGGCATCGAGCGCGCCGACATCATGGGCTATTCCATGGGCGCGCGGATCTCGGCCTATCTCGCCCTCGACAATCCGGAACGGGTGCGCTCGGTGCTTCTGGGCGGGCTCGGGCTGCATCTGGTCGAGGGTAGGGGATTGCCGAACGGCATCGCCGAAGCCCTGGAAGCCCCGCCCGGCGAGAAGGCACCGAACCTCACGGCGGCCGCTTTCCGCACCTTCGCGGAACAGACGAAGAGCGACTTGCGGGCGCTTGCGGCCTGCATGCGCGGTTCGCGCCAGACCCTGTCGCGGGAGGAAGTCTCGCAGATCGAGGCGCCGACCCTCGTCACGGTGGGCACCCTCGACACGGTGGCCGGCTCGGCTCCGGCGCTGGCCGCGCTCATGCAGAACGCGAAGAGCCTGGAACTGCCCAATCGCGACCACAGCACCGCTGTCGGCGACAAGCAGCACCGGCAGGGCGTGCTCGCCTTCCTCGACGAGCGTCCCTGA
- a CDS encoding acyl-CoA carboxylase subunit beta, whose product MKDILEKLEERRAQARLGGGENRVTAQHKRGKLTARERIELLLDHGSFEEFDMFVQHRSTDFGMEKQKIPGDGVITGWGTINGRTVFLFSKDFTVFGGSLSETHAAKIVKVQDMALKMRAPIIGIFDAGGARIQEGVAALGGYGEVFRRNVAASGVIPQISVIMGPCAGGDVYSPAMTDFIFMVRDTSYMFVTGPDVVKTVTNEVVTAEELGGAKVHTTKSSIADGSFENDVEALLQIRRLVDFLPANNIDGVPEIESFDDPLRLDKSLDTLIPDNPNKPYDMGELIRRVADEGDFFEIQSTYARNIITGFGRIEGRTVGFVANQPMVLAGVLDSDASRKAARFVRFCDAFSIPIVTFVDVPGFLPGTAQEYGGLIKHGAKLLFAYSQATVPLVTIITRKAFGGAYDVMASKHVGADLNYAWPTAQIAVMGAKGAVEIIFRSEIGDSDKIAARTSEYEDRFLSPFVAAERGYIDEVIMPHSTRKRIARALGMLRTKEMEQPWKKHDNIPL is encoded by the coding sequence ATGAAGGATATTCTCGAGAAGCTGGAAGAGCGGCGCGCCCAGGCCCGCCTCGGCGGCGGCGAGAACCGCGTCACGGCCCAGCACAAGCGCGGCAAGCTGACGGCGCGCGAGCGTATCGAACTCCTTCTCGACCATGGGTCGTTCGAGGAATTCGACATGTTCGTGCAGCATCGCTCGACCGATTTCGGGATGGAGAAGCAGAAGATCCCCGGCGACGGCGTGATCACCGGCTGGGGCACCATCAACGGCCGCACCGTCTTCCTGTTCTCCAAGGACTTCACGGTGTTCGGCGGCTCGCTTTCCGAGACGCACGCGGCCAAGATCGTCAAGGTCCAGGACATGGCGCTGAAGATGCGCGCCCCGATCATCGGCATCTTCGATGCCGGCGGCGCCCGCATCCAGGAGGGCGTCGCGGCGCTCGGCGGCTACGGCGAAGTGTTCCGCCGCAACGTCGCCGCCTCCGGCGTCATCCCGCAGATCTCGGTCATCATGGGCCCCTGCGCCGGCGGCGACGTCTACTCGCCGGCCATGACCGACTTCATCTTCATGGTCCGCGACACGAGCTACATGTTCGTGACCGGCCCCGACGTGGTGAAGACCGTGACCAACGAGGTGGTGACGGCCGAGGAACTCGGCGGCGCCAAGGTCCACACCACGAAATCCTCCATCGCAGACGGCTCGTTCGAGAACGACGTCGAGGCGCTCCTCCAGATTCGCCGCCTCGTCGACTTCCTGCCCGCCAACAACATCGACGGCGTGCCGGAGATCGAGAGCTTCGACGACCCGCTCCGTCTCGACAAATCCCTCGATACCCTGATCCCGGACAACCCGAACAAGCCCTACGACATGGGCGAGCTGATCCGCCGGGTCGCCGACGAGGGCGATTTCTTCGAGATCCAGTCGACCTATGCCCGCAACATCATCACCGGGTTCGGGCGCATCGAAGGTCGCACCGTCGGCTTCGTCGCCAACCAGCCGATGGTGCTGGCCGGCGTTCTCGACTCGGACGCCTCGCGCAAGGCCGCCCGCTTCGTGCGCTTCTGCGACGCGTTCTCGATCCCGATCGTGACCTTCGTCGACGTGCCGGGCTTCCTGCCGGGCACCGCCCAAGAGTACGGCGGCCTGATCAAGCACGGCGCCAAGCTGCTCTTCGCCTACAGCCAGGCGACGGTGCCGCTGGTCACCATCATCACCCGCAAGGCCTTCGGCGGCGCCTACGACGTGATGGCCTCCAAGCATGTGGGCGCCGACCTCAACTACGCCTGGCCCACCGCGCAGATCGCCGTGATGGGCGCCAAGGGCGCGGTGGAGATCATCTTCCGCAGCGAGATCGGCGACAGCGACAAGATCGCGGCGCGGACCTCCGAATACGAGGACCGCTTCCTCTCGCCCTTCGTGGCGGCCGAGCGCGGCTACATCGACGAGGTGATCATGCCCCACTCGACGCGCAAACGCATCGCCCGGGCGCTGGGCATGCTGCGCACCAAGGAGATGGAGCAGCCCTGGAAGAAGCACGACAACATCCCGCTCTGA
- a CDS encoding AtpZ/AtpI family protein: MSGNDAGDGRGDGRQQKPDEDLSTRLKRLERRIEEKRPAASSGPLPRPGASSGASPLGQAMRLSTEFIAGVLAGGILGWLCDQFLGTKPWGLIVLLMLGFATGVYNVMRVSGSLPGSARKIVVEKSADKNDQDRERS; the protein is encoded by the coding sequence GTGAGCGGTAACGACGCAGGGGATGGGCGTGGGGACGGACGTCAGCAGAAGCCGGACGAGGACCTCTCGACAAGGCTCAAACGTCTTGAGAGGCGGATCGAGGAGAAACGGCCCGCCGCTTCGTCCGGTCCTCTGCCGCGTCCCGGCGCCTCAAGCGGGGCGTCACCCTTGGGCCAGGCGATGCGACTCTCCACCGAGTTCATCGCCGGTGTCCTGGCGGGAGGCATTCTCGGCTGGTTATGCGATCAGTTTCTGGGGACGAAGCCCTGGGGTCTGATCGTTCTGCTCATGCTGGGCTTCGCAACCGGCGTCTATAACGTCATGCGTGTCTCGGGCTCGCTCCCGGGATCGGCCAGGAAAATCGTGGTCGAAAAGAGCGCGGACAAGAACGACCAGGATCGCGAGCGGTCCTGA
- a CDS encoding F0F1 ATP synthase subunit A: MAVKMDPIHQFELKPLVSFGHIGNQELAFTQSALYMFAAVGIIALITIVATSQRSVVPGRMQSVAEVFYEFIGSTLRQSAGHGSERFMPLIFSLFMFVLVLNMFGMIPYAFAVTSHIIVTFALAFLVIGTVIVYGFMAHGTKFLKVFVPSGVPGWLMPMIVAIEIVSFVSRPISLAVRLFANVLAGHIALKIFAGFVPALLAAGAWGAISPLPLALSVAVTALEFLVAGLQAYVFATLASIYLSDALHPGH; this comes from the coding sequence ATGGCCGTAAAGATGGATCCGATCCACCAGTTCGAGCTCAAGCCGCTCGTTTCCTTCGGTCATATCGGCAACCAGGAACTCGCGTTCACGCAGTCGGCCCTGTACATGTTCGCCGCCGTCGGGATCATCGCTCTGATCACGATCGTGGCGACGTCGCAGCGTTCGGTGGTGCCGGGCCGCATGCAGTCCGTGGCCGAGGTGTTCTACGAGTTCATCGGCTCGACCCTGCGCCAATCGGCCGGGCACGGCTCCGAGCGGTTCATGCCGCTGATCTTCTCTCTCTTCATGTTCGTGCTCGTGCTGAACATGTTCGGCATGATCCCCTACGCGTTCGCCGTGACAAGCCACATCATCGTGACTTTCGCCCTGGCGTTCCTCGTGATCGGCACGGTCATCGTCTACGGCTTCATGGCCCATGGCACCAAGTTCCTGAAGGTGTTCGTGCCCTCGGGCGTGCCGGGCTGGCTGATGCCGATGATCGTGGCCATCGAGATCGTCTCCTTCGTCTCGCGGCCGATCAGCCTCGCCGTCCGTCTCTTCGCCAACGTCCTGGCGGGCCACATCGCCCTCAAGATCTTCGCGGGCTTCGTGCCGGCGCTCCTCGCCGCTGGCGCCTGGGGTGCGATCTCGCCGCTGCCGCTGGCTCTCAGCGTGGCGGTGACGGCTCTCGAATTCCTCGTCGCCGGTCTGCAGGCCTACGTCTTCGCGACGCTTGCCTCGATCTACCTCAGCGACGCGCTTCACCCCGGCCACTAG
- a CDS encoding DciA family protein: protein MARIKPLAELIETCIGPAFAAQGFASTDILAAWPDIVGERLARFCQPSKLEWPRRARREEQGRPDPGTLVVRVEGVFALELQHLAPVVIQRINAHYGWACIGKLVLKQGRVHQVVRKRVAPPLDPAKRGEVALAVSAIDDDALRDALDRLGVAIVSSAPPGSA, encoded by the coding sequence ATGGCCCGCATCAAACCCCTCGCCGAACTGATCGAAACCTGCATCGGCCCGGCCTTCGCCGCGCAGGGGTTCGCCTCCACCGATATCCTGGCGGCGTGGCCCGATATCGTCGGCGAGCGTCTTGCCCGGTTCTGCCAGCCCTCGAAGCTCGAATGGCCGCGCCGTGCCCGGCGCGAGGAGCAGGGTCGGCCGGACCCCGGGACCCTGGTGGTGCGGGTGGAAGGCGTCTTCGCCCTGGAATTGCAGCATCTGGCGCCCGTGGTGATCCAGCGCATCAACGCCCATTACGGCTGGGCCTGCATCGGCAAGCTGGTCCTGAAACAGGGGCGCGTCCATCAGGTCGTGCGGAAGCGGGTGGCTCCGCCCCTCGATCCCGCCAAGCGCGGCGAAGTGGCCCTGGCCGTCTCCGCGATCGATGACGACGCCTTGCGGGATGCCCTCGATCGGCTCGGCGTGGCGATCGTCTCGTCGGCGCCTCCCGGTTCCGCCTGA
- a CDS encoding DsbA family protein, translating into MITRRDTLKLTGMAIGAAALLPRMTLDAFAQDANLASLMEPGPLGDVWLGPKDAKVTIIEYASMTCSHCAAFHKQTWPVLKERYIDTGKVRFTLREFPLDPLATAAFMLARCDGDAKYYPITDLLFDQQQAWAYVQKPQSPVDALEQMLRQAGFSKEKFETCLKDQKLYGAVNAVKQKGLDTFKVDSTPTFFINGERFKGEMSIEGMEKVIKPILGA; encoded by the coding sequence ATGATCACCCGTCGCGACACCCTGAAACTCACCGGCATGGCGATCGGCGCTGCGGCGCTTCTGCCGCGGATGACCCTCGACGCCTTCGCGCAGGATGCGAACCTGGCCTCTCTGATGGAGCCGGGTCCGCTCGGCGACGTCTGGCTCGGGCCGAAGGACGCCAAGGTCACGATCATCGAATACGCTTCGATGACCTGCTCGCATTGCGCCGCGTTCCACAAGCAGACCTGGCCGGTCCTGAAAGAGCGCTACATCGATACCGGCAAGGTGCGCTTCACCCTGCGCGAGTTTCCGCTCGATCCGCTGGCCACCGCCGCCTTCATGCTGGCCCGCTGCGACGGCGATGCGAAATATTACCCGATCACCGATCTGCTCTTCGACCAGCAGCAGGCCTGGGCCTACGTGCAGAAGCCGCAATCGCCGGTGGATGCCCTGGAGCAGATGCTCCGCCAAGCCGGCTTCTCCAAGGAGAAGTTCGAGACCTGCCTCAAGGACCAGAAGCTCTACGGCGCCGTGAACGCGGTGAAGCAGAAGGGCCTGGACACTTTCAAGGTCGATTCGACCCCGACCTTCTTCATCAACGGCGAGCGCTTCAAGGGCGAGATGTCGATCGAGGGAATGGAGAAAGTCATCAAGCCGATCCTGGGAGCGTGA
- a CDS encoding MFS transporter yields the protein MHSQKATRIDLFSLATPQMRAFHITWLAFFVCFFAWFAVAPLMPVIKGEFHLTNDQVYNINIAAVGITILVRLLIGPMCDRFGPRLTYTALLTLGAIPVVGIAFANSYESFLFFRLAIGAIGASFVITQFHTSVMFAPNVVGTANATVGGWGNAGGGVTQSVMPLILAALVSIGVEKTMGWRLSMLVPGVMMLIVAFLYYRFTQDTPEGNIMELRARGVAVDSGKKGGWAVFKQAMTNYRVWMLAITYGACFGVEIFIHAVAATYYVERFSLDLTQAGLAAGSFGLLALFARALGGIASDRVARAKGLDGRTLLLFGLMVGEGIGLLAFAYAGSVTLAVVAMLAFGLFTHMACGATYALVPFIDRKALGGVAGIIGAGGNVGAVAAGFLLKGVGNLPGALFILGIAVLISSLCAISVRFSLTHKESEQKLYDEAVAQRAVTSGQPAFA from the coding sequence ATGCACTCCCAAAAAGCCACCCGAATCGATCTCTTCAGTCTGGCCACGCCGCAGATGCGGGCCTTCCACATCACGTGGCTCGCCTTCTTCGTCTGCTTCTTCGCCTGGTTCGCCGTCGCGCCGCTGATGCCGGTCATCAAGGGCGAGTTCCACCTCACCAACGATCAGGTCTACAACATCAACATCGCCGCCGTGGGCATCACCATCCTGGTGCGCCTGCTGATCGGGCCGATGTGCGACCGGTTCGGGCCTCGTCTGACCTATACGGCGCTCCTGACCCTCGGCGCGATCCCGGTCGTGGGCATCGCCTTCGCCAATTCCTACGAGAGCTTCCTGTTCTTCCGCCTCGCCATCGGCGCAATCGGCGCGAGCTTCGTCATCACCCAGTTTCACACCTCGGTGATGTTCGCGCCGAACGTGGTCGGCACCGCCAACGCCACGGTGGGCGGCTGGGGCAATGCCGGCGGCGGCGTCACACAGAGCGTCATGCCGCTCATCCTCGCGGCCCTCGTCAGCATCGGCGTCGAGAAGACGATGGGCTGGCGCCTGTCGATGCTCGTGCCCGGCGTGATGATGCTGATCGTCGCGTTCCTCTACTACCGGTTCACGCAGGACACGCCCGAGGGCAACATCATGGAACTGCGCGCCCGTGGCGTCGCGGTGGATTCCGGCAAGAAGGGCGGCTGGGCCGTCTTCAAGCAGGCGATGACGAACTACCGGGTCTGGATGCTGGCGATCACCTACGGTGCCTGCTTCGGCGTCGAGATCTTCATCCATGCGGTGGCGGCGACCTATTACGTCGAGCGCTTCAGCCTGGATCTGACCCAGGCCGGGCTGGCGGCAGGCAGCTTCGGCCTGCTCGCCCTGTTCGCGCGCGCCCTCGGCGGCATCGCCTCGGACCGGGTCGCCCGGGCCAAGGGTCTCGACGGCCGCACCCTGCTGCTGTTCGGGCTGATGGTCGGTGAGGGGATCGGCCTCCTGGCCTTCGCCTATGCCGGCTCGGTCACGCTCGCCGTCGTCGCCATGCTGGCCTTCGGCCTGTTCACCCACATGGCCTGCGGCGCGACCTACGCTCTCGTACCGTTCATCGACCGCAAGGCTCTGGGCGGCGTCGCAGGCATCATCGGCGCGGGCGGCAATGTCGGCGCCGTGGCGGCGGGCTTCCTGCTCAAGGGGGTCGGCAACCTGCCCGGCGCCCTGTTCATCCTCGGCATCGCCGTGCTGATCTCGTCGCTCTGTGCGATCTCGGTGCGCTTCTCGCTCACCCACAAGGAGAGCGAGCAGAAACTCTACGATGAGGCCGTCGCCCAGCGCGCCGTCACCAGCGGTCAGCCTGCCTTCGCCTGA
- a CDS encoding F0F1 ATP synthase subunit C, producing MDPLAAKYIGAGLACLGMAGAAIGLGNLFGQFYAGALRNPSAADGQRGNLLLGFALTEALGIFSLLVALLLLFAV from the coding sequence ATGGATCCCTTAGCCGCTAAGTACATCGGCGCCGGTCTCGCCTGCCTCGGAATGGCGGGCGCCGCCATCGGCCTCGGCAATCTCTTCGGCCAGTTCTATGCCGGCGCACTTCGCAACCCGTCGGCCGCCGACGGCCAGCGCGGCAACCTGCTCCTCGGCTTCGCCCTGACGGAAGCGCTCGGCATCTTCTCGCTGCTCGTCGCCCTGCTTCTCCTGTTCGCCGTCTAA
- a CDS encoding SRPBCC domain-containing protein has protein sequence MIQIVPVVVLKHVVRASQPDVFRALTDPALARRWLAPPGTDAVHAEIDLRVGGAFLLRGRDASGALHSVTGRYEEIRRGHHLHQSWNYDGSNDRLRIGETVVQTDLLSVGDQATEVTLTHRRIVDVDVRNAYREHWRHCFDRLQAALG, from the coding sequence ATGATCCAGATCGTACCCGTCGTCGTCCTCAAGCACGTCGTCCGTGCCTCGCAGCCTGACGTGTTCCGTGCCTTGACCGACCCGGCCCTCGCCAGGCGCTGGCTGGCACCGCCCGGGACGGACGCGGTGCATGCGGAGATCGACCTGCGTGTCGGCGGCGCCTTTCTGCTGCGGGGGCGGGACGCGAGCGGAGCGCTCCATAGCGTCACCGGCCGCTACGAGGAGATCCGGCGCGGCCATCACCTGCATCAGAGCTGGAACTATGACGGGTCGAACGACCGGTTGCGGATCGGCGAGACGGTGGTCCAGACCGACCTCCTCTCCGTCGGCGACCAGGCCACGGAAGTCACCCTGACTCATCGCCGTATCGTCGACGTGGACGTTCGCAACGCCTATCGGGAGCATTGGCGCCATTGCTTCGACAGGCTTCAGGCCGCTTTGGGCTGA
- a CDS encoding ABC transporter ATP-binding protein translates to MPPIISISGLSKVYASGLHALKDIDLEIAKGEIFALLGPNGAGKTTLISIVCGLVRASSGTVTVDGLDIAKDYREARRAIGLVPQELTTDAFETVWATTSFSRGLFGMKADPAHIERVLRDLSLWDKKDSRIMTLSGGMKRRVLIAKALSHEPRILFLDEPTAGVDVELRQEMWRLVRKLRDQGVTVILTTHYIDEAEEMADRVGVIRKGQIILVEEKAELMRKLGKKQLTLQLQTPLPALPDELAPHGLALSADGHEIVYTYDTKGERTGITTLLTDLAAAGIPFRDLSTSQSSLEDIFVDLVREQA, encoded by the coding sequence ATGCCGCCGATCATTTCCATCTCCGGCCTGTCCAAGGTCTATGCGTCCGGTCTCCACGCCCTCAAGGACATCGATCTCGAGATCGCCAAGGGCGAGATCTTTGCCCTGCTCGGCCCGAACGGAGCGGGCAAGACCACGCTGATCAGCATCGTCTGCGGCCTCGTGCGGGCCAGCAGCGGAACGGTGACCGTCGACGGGCTCGACATCGCGAAGGATTACCGCGAGGCACGCAGGGCCATCGGCCTGGTACCGCAGGAACTCACCACCGACGCGTTCGAGACGGTCTGGGCGACGACGAGTTTCAGCCGTGGCCTGTTCGGGATGAAAGCCGATCCCGCCCATATCGAGCGCGTGCTGCGCGACCTGTCCCTGTGGGACAAGAAGGACAGCCGCATCATGACGCTGTCGGGCGGCATGAAGCGGCGCGTGCTGATCGCCAAGGCGCTGAGCCACGAGCCGCGCATCCTGTTCCTCGATGAGCCCACCGCGGGCGTCGACGTGGAGTTGCGCCAGGAGATGTGGCGGCTGGTGCGCAAGCTTCGCGACCAGGGCGTCACCGTCATCCTCACCACCCATTACATCGACGAGGCCGAGGAGATGGCCGACAGGGTCGGCGTGATCCGGAAAGGGCAGATCATCCTGGTGGAGGAGAAGGCCGAGCTGATGCGCAAGCTCGGCAAGAAGCAATTGACGCTGCAATTGCAGACCCCCCTCCCCGCCCTCCCGGACGAGCTGGCGCCGCACGGACTCGCACTGTCGGCGGATGGCCATGAGATCGTCTACACCTACGATACCAAGGGCGAGCGCACCGGAATCACCACGCTCCTCACCGACCTCGCCGCCGCCGGGATCCCCTTCCGCGATCTCTCCACCAGCCAGAGCTCGCTCGAAGACATCTTCGTCGATCTCGTGAGGGAGCAGGCATGA
- a CDS encoding FkbM family methyltransferase, which yields MNDTQSSGIRPFGTYAPKGLVARITERTVNLSGRSWAGRRLGFFLRRLAITMLHGQPLDVERFGARMRLHPYNNNCEKKVLFTPQFFDPEERALLRSRLEPGCTFLDIGANIGAYALSVAAFAGPRARILAVEPQPDVFDRLTYNIAQNPFGTVKAVACAVADKAGELTLFVDPRNRGESSLKIVGTNEGAQIRVPAVTLLGLAQGEGITRIDAIKLDVEGAEDLILEPFLREAPVSLHPRLLVIEDGTAQWQIDLVGLLEARGYRQIARTRLNLIFERNGD from the coding sequence ATGAACGACACGCAATCTTCCGGCATCCGGCCTTTCGGCACCTACGCGCCCAAGGGGCTCGTGGCACGCATCACCGAGCGCACGGTGAACCTGTCAGGCCGAAGCTGGGCGGGGCGACGCCTCGGCTTCTTCCTGCGCCGGCTCGCGATCACGATGCTGCACGGACAGCCCCTCGACGTGGAGCGGTTCGGTGCGCGGATGCGGCTGCACCCCTACAACAACAATTGCGAGAAGAAGGTGCTGTTCACGCCGCAATTCTTCGATCCCGAGGAGCGTGCGCTGCTGCGGTCGCGGCTGGAGCCGGGCTGCACCTTCCTCGATATCGGGGCGAATATCGGCGCCTACGCCCTGTCCGTCGCCGCTTTCGCCGGCCCTCGTGCCCGCATCCTCGCCGTCGAGCCGCAGCCGGATGTGTTCGACCGTCTGACCTACAACATCGCGCAGAACCCGTTCGGCACGGTGAAGGCGGTGGCCTGCGCGGTAGCCGACAAGGCCGGCGAACTGACACTGTTCGTGGACCCGCGCAACCGCGGCGAATCGAGCCTGAAGATCGTCGGGACCAATGAGGGCGCGCAGATCCGCGTTCCGGCGGTGACGTTGCTCGGCCTCGCGCAGGGCGAGGGCATCACCCGGATCGATGCGATCAAGCTCGATGTCGAGGGTGCCGAAGACCTGATCCTGGAGCCGTTCCTGCGGGAAGCCCCGGTCTCTCTCCATCCGCGCCTCCTCGTCATCGAGGACGGCACCGCGCAATGGCAGATCGATCTCGTCGGCCTCCTCGAGGCGCGAGGCTACCGCCAGATCGCCCGCACGCGCCTGAACCTGATCTTCGAGCGGAACGGCGACTGA
- a CDS encoding ATP F0F1 synthase subunit B (Produces ATP from ADP in the presence of a proton gradient across the membrane. Subunit B is part of the membrane proton channel.) — translation MLDAEFWVAVAFVLFMAVVWKVGGFAQITKGLDTRGRRVRTELDEARRLREEAATVLADYKKRRAQAESEAEAIVAGAREEAQRIADEGHARLNEFIARRTKSAETKIAQAEVQATAQVRAAAADAAVKVSEVVLRERLQGDAGLSLVRSGLDEVKGRLRA, via the coding sequence TTGTTGGATGCCGAGTTCTGGGTCGCCGTCGCCTTCGTCCTGTTCATGGCCGTCGTGTGGAAGGTCGGCGGCTTCGCGCAGATCACCAAGGGGCTCGACACCCGCGGTCGCCGCGTGCGCACCGAACTCGACGAGGCCCGCCGCCTGCGCGAGGAGGCTGCCACCGTCCTCGCCGACTACAAGAAGCGCCGCGCTCAGGCCGAGTCCGAGGCCGAGGCCATCGTCGCCGGAGCCCGCGAGGAGGCCCAGCGCATCGCCGACGAGGGCCATGCCCGCCTGAACGAGTTCATCGCCCGCCGCACCAAGTCGGCCGAGACCAAGATCGCGCAGGCCGAAGTTCAGGCCACCGCCCAAGTCCGCGCCGCCGCGGCCGACGCCGCCGTCAAGGTCTCCGAGGTGGTGCTGCGGGAGCGTCTGCAGGGCGATGCCGGCCTGTCGCTGGTCCGTTCCGGCCTCGACGAGGTCAAGGGCCGGCTTCGCGCCTGA